In Mycobacterium sp. Aquia_213, the sequence CCGGCCAGGGCCGCGCCCACCATCGGCCCCAGCACCCGGCGCACCGGGCTGCTGCCGGTGACTCCGGCCAGCAGGGTGCCGAAACTGTAGTGATAGGTCAGGTGCGAAACGACGTGCAGCACGAACGTCGTCGACAGCCCGGCGACGCCGGCCAGCAGCCCCACGATGACGACGGCACAGAAGAAGTCGACATTGCGGCCCGAAGCGGAGGCGGGCACGCGGGGCACTGCACGAATCTAGCCCGCGTTGCGAGTTGAAGCGCTGACGTCTTGATCCACCGGCACGCCCCGCAGGCCGTGCCAGAACAGGTCGATCATCAGCTCGGCGGCCTCGTCGACGTCGATGTCTCCGGTGGACAGCCGGTTGGCCATCGCCTCGCCCGCGCCCACCAGCGCGACGGCCATCATCTGGTGCTCGGCGTCGGTCCGCGGCGTGCGACTGTTCTCCCGCACCAGGCCGGCTACCAGCTCGATGATCTGCTCGCGCCCTTCGCGCACGGTGTGGGCGAACGCCTGCGAGCTGATGGCCTGGGTGTACATCACGATCCAGGACGCCCGGTTGGCGTCGATGTAGCGCAGGAACGACCCGATGGTGTTGCGCAGCAAGTCCCGGGGGCTTTGGGTGAAGTCGATGTCGGCGCGCACGGCGTCGATGAACCGGCCCATCTCGCGGTTCAGGCAGGCG encodes:
- a CDS encoding TetR/AcrR family transcriptional regulator, encoding MAGGTKRLPRAVREQQMLDAAVQMFSVNGYHETSMDTIAAAAEISKPMLYLYYGSKEDLFGACLNREMGRFIDAVRADIDFTQSPRDLLRNTIGSFLRYIDANRASWIVMYTQAISSQAFAHTVREGREQIIELVAGLVRENSRTPRTDAEHQMMAVALVGAGEAMANRLSTGDIDVDEAAELMIDLFWHGLRGVPVDQDVSASTRNAG